From one Gossypium hirsutum isolate 1008001.06 chromosome D08, Gossypium_hirsutum_v2.1, whole genome shotgun sequence genomic stretch:
- the LOC107911709 gene encoding homeobox-leucine zipper protein ATHB-12 — protein sequence METEYHPAVDEAIAEQAPQIPRNKKNNKLKKKRRFSDEQIRLLESIFESETKLEPRKKMQLARKLGLQPRQVAIWFQNKRARWKSKQIEQDYNTLKANYDNLESRFESLKKKKQSLILQIQKLSQLLEEHRKGRKGLDGSSTDGGGGGGGSDYGEIKCETEAEGQPSFQHKECLGLQTENERDDVKQTGQGGEEFLIMDEYRNDSPASPDKFYGLHSADMFDHSYTNSQWLNFWT from the exons ATGGAGACAGAGTATCATCCAGCAGTAGATGAAGCAATAGCAGAACAGGCACCTCAAATTCCAAGGAATAAGAAGAATAATAAGctgaagaagaagaggaggtTTAGTGATGAGCAAATCAGGTTACTCGAGTCGATATTCGAATCGGAGACGAAGCTCGAACCGAGAAAGAAGATGCAACTGGCGAGGAAGCTAGGCCTTCAGCCTCGCCAAGTAGCTATATGGTTCCAAAACAAAAGAGCCAGATGGAAGTCCAAACAAATAGAACAAGACTACAATACACTCAAAGCTAATTATGACAACTTGGAGTCAAGATTCGAGTCcttgaagaaaaagaaacagtCCTTGATTTTACAG ATTCAGAAGTTGAGCCAACTGCTGGAGGAGCATCGTAAGGGCCGCAAGGGTCTTGATGGAAGCAGCAcggatggtggtggtggtggtggtggttcaGACTATGGAGAGATCAAGTGCGAGACTGAAGCTGAAGGGCAGCCAAGTTTCCAACACAAGGAATGCCTCGGGTTACAAACTGAAAACGAGAGAGATGATGTAAAGCAAACAGGGCAGGGCGGAGAAGAATTTCTAATAATGGATGAGTATAGGAACGACTCCCCAGCTTCACCTGACAAATTTTATGGGCTTCATTCGGCTGACATGTTCGATCATTCATATACCAATTCTCAGTGGTTAAACTTTTGGACTTGA